The following proteins are encoded in a genomic region of Methanobacterium sp.:
- the truA gene encoding tRNA pseudouridine(38-40) synthase TruA, giving the protein MQKVALKVAYIGTDFHGFQRQPHHKTVEGELISALKQSGLINNLKDCGYAISGRTDQGVHALGNVISFRTSRDVKINLINDLLPRSIRILALAGVPFGFKPRYAKSRHYRYIIANGADLDLEEIKYVSSLIQGTHDFSNFSKRSERNPVRTVENIEISLNEDLLIIDVFGESFLWNMVRKIASALFMVGSKQIDVDDIQKFLDPSFHAAIAPMAPEGLILMDTIYEGVNFKYDKYATEKFLSTLEGEYLYSRTIAAAQKAMMDNLHLTDFE; this is encoded by the coding sequence ATGCAAAAAGTGGCTTTAAAAGTAGCTTACATAGGAACAGATTTCCACGGTTTTCAAAGACAGCCCCATCATAAAACTGTAGAGGGCGAACTAATTTCCGCATTAAAGCAATCTGGTTTAATAAATAACTTAAAAGATTGTGGATACGCTATTTCAGGAAGGACGGATCAGGGGGTACACGCCCTTGGAAATGTTATCTCTTTTAGAACATCCAGAGATGTAAAAATTAACCTTATTAATGATTTACTACCACGAAGTATACGTATTTTGGCTTTGGCAGGAGTTCCCTTTGGATTTAAACCAAGATATGCAAAAAGCAGGCATTACAGGTATATAATTGCTAATGGGGCAGATCTTGACTTAGAGGAAATTAAATATGTATCGTCGTTGATTCAGGGCACACATGATTTTTCTAATTTTTCCAAACGAAGCGAAAGAAATCCTGTAAGAACTGTTGAAAACATTGAAATATCCTTAAATGAAGACCTTTTAATAATTGATGTATTTGGAGAAAGTTTTCTCTGGAATATGGTTAGAAAAATCGCTTCAGCATTATTTATGGTAGGATCAAAGCAGATAGATGTCGATGATATTCAAAAATTTTTAGATCCTTCATTTCACGCTGCTATTGCCCCCATGGCTCCGGAAGGTCTTATTTTAATGGATACTATCTATGAAGGTGTAAATTTTAAATACGATAAATATGCTACAGAAAAGTTTTTATCAACCCTTGAAGGAGAGTATCTGTACAGCAGAACAATTGCAGCAGCACAAAAAGCAATGATGGATAATTTGCATTTAACAGATTTTGAATAA
- a CDS encoding response regulator, which produces MLIRTFIILLVEDNPADIRLVEEAFKESEINTKLNIVKDGIEAMEFLKHGENYKEAPVPDLILLDLNLPRKDGREVLKEIKDDDDLKHIPVVILTTSSSQEDIYKTYAQHANSYIVKPANVGRFIETMKNLEDYWFNMLKLP; this is translated from the coding sequence ATGTTAATCAGAACATTTATCATTCTGCTTGTAGAAGACAACCCTGCTGATATACGTTTAGTAGAAGAGGCTTTTAAAGAATCAGAGATAAATACCAAACTTAATATAGTTAAAGACGGTATAGAGGCCATGGAATTTTTAAAACATGGCGAAAATTATAAAGAGGCGCCTGTTCCAGATTTAATTTTACTGGACTTAAATCTACCTCGAAAAGATGGAAGGGAAGTTCTAAAAGAAATTAAGGATGATGATGATTTAAAACATATCCCTGTGGTTATTTTAACTACATCCAGCTCCCAGGAAGATATTTACAAAACTTATGCCCAGCATGCCAACTCTTATATAGTTAAACCAGCTAATGTGGGCCGTTTTATTGAAACTATGAAAAATCTTGAAGATTACTGGTTTAACATGCTGAAATTACCGTAA
- the hisA gene encoding 1-(5-phosphoribosyl)-5-[(5-phosphoribosylamino)methylideneamino]imidazole-4-carboxamide isomerase yields MKNIKNPISKKSTLIIPAVDIKNGKCVQLVQGKPGTEQVVIENPHNVAKDWENRGARILHLIDLDGAFGDKKKNVEVIKKILNVVNIPIQIGGGIRTKDDAVRLLKMGVHKVILGTMAIENPENVKELSREFGSERIIVALDSKDSRVVVKGWSEKTSRSAPEYGKIFEEQGAGSILFTNVDYEGLLKGFDVNPLLELLDAVNISVIYSGGISSIEDIKKVSKTDAAGVVIGSALYKSKINFEEALKYQKL; encoded by the coding sequence ATGAAAAACATTAAAAATCCTATTTCAAAGAAATCAACGTTAATTATCCCGGCAGTTGACATTAAAAACGGCAAATGCGTCCAGTTAGTTCAAGGAAAACCTGGCACTGAACAGGTTGTTATAGAAAACCCGCATAACGTTGCAAAAGACTGGGAAAATAGGGGTGCCAGAATATTACACTTAATTGACCTGGATGGAGCATTTGGAGATAAGAAAAAAAATGTAGAAGTAATAAAGAAAATATTAAACGTTGTAAACATCCCGATACAGATAGGTGGAGGAATAAGAACTAAAGATGACGCAGTGAGATTGCTTAAGATGGGTGTTCATAAAGTAATTTTAGGTACAATGGCCATAGAAAACCCTGAAAATGTAAAAGAACTTTCCAGAGAGTTTGGAAGTGAGCGGATCATTGTAGCTCTTGACAGTAAAGATTCCAGGGTGGTTGTAAAGGGGTGGAGTGAGAAAACCTCCAGAAGTGCCCCTGAGTATGGGAAAATATTTGAAGAACAGGGAGCAGGAAGTATATTATTTACAAATGTTGATTATGAAGGCCTTTTAAAAGGATTTGATGTTAATCCGCTTCTTGAATTATTAGATGCGGTGAATATATCGGTTATATATTCTGGGGGGATCAGTTCAATTGAAGATATTAAAAAAGTCAGTAAAACAGATGCTGCAGGAGTTGTTATTGGCTCAGCGTTATATAAAAGTAAGATCAATTTCGAAGAGGCCCTTAAATATCAAAAACTTTAA
- a CDS encoding putative PEP-binding protein, which translates to MKLLKGFGTSSYIGVGKVRKIENDEDLFKIKEGEIVVVSRASRDMLLYLQKAGGVVTDYGGITSHVAIVLRELKVPCIVGTINGTDILEDGMIVTVDGKTGNIYLGFMEFESEKELFEIYNPATKIKVNLNVPEIAESAEPFSDGVGSIRIENMIARTLKHPDLLLKENLLVDTIYNGVKKIADAFYPKPVWFRTFDIPTDELMYLKGGDIEPHESNPLLGLRGIHKDLKNIHILKAEFEAVKYLIEEGYDNLGLKIPFSRDISEYILFKKVLRECGLRPHKDIDVGVSVETPSVVFTFDEFINEGMDFMTLGMSDLTMCALAVDRRGVKVAKHFNLLHPAVLKMVELVIRKCHENGIESCICGHAGGDPEIVKKLVRMNIGCISTNPDQILKIRKTVYNTENEIIMQGATF; encoded by the coding sequence ATGAAATTATTGAAAGGATTTGGAACCAGTTCTTACATAGGTGTTGGAAAAGTTAGAAAAATAGAAAATGACGAAGATCTATTTAAAATTAAAGAAGGAGAAATTGTAGTAGTTTCCAGAGCCTCAAGAGACATGCTTTTATATCTTCAAAAAGCAGGAGGTGTTGTAACAGATTATGGGGGAATAACAAGCCACGTGGCCATTGTGCTGCGGGAATTGAAAGTCCCCTGTATTGTTGGAACTATAAATGGAACAGATATTTTAGAAGATGGAATGATCGTAACTGTTGATGGAAAAACTGGTAATATATATCTTGGATTCATGGAATTTGAAAGTGAAAAAGAGCTTTTTGAAATTTATAATCCTGCAACAAAGATTAAAGTAAATTTAAATGTTCCTGAAATTGCAGAAAGTGCAGAACCGTTTTCTGATGGTGTTGGATCAATAAGAATTGAAAATATGATTGCAAGAACCTTAAAACATCCTGATTTACTTTTAAAAGAAAACTTACTGGTTGATACCATATACAATGGAGTAAAAAAGATTGCAGATGCATTTTATCCCAAACCAGTCTGGTTTAGAACTTTTGATATACCTACTGATGAGTTAATGTATTTAAAAGGAGGAGATATAGAACCTCATGAGTCAAATCCTCTTTTGGGACTTAGAGGTATACATAAAGATTTAAAAAACATTCATATATTAAAAGCAGAATTTGAGGCCGTTAAGTACCTTATAGAAGAAGGATATGATAATTTAGGTCTTAAAATTCCATTTTCAAGAGATATTTCTGAATATATTTTATTTAAGAAAGTCTTAAGGGAGTGCGGATTAAGACCACATAAAGATATTGATGTTGGTGTTTCTGTTGAAACCCCTTCCGTGGTTTTTACTTTTGATGAGTTTATAAATGAAGGAATGGATTTTATGACTCTTGGAATGAGTGATCTGACCATGTGTGCTCTTGCAGTTGATAGAAGAGGTGTTAAGGTAGCCAAACATTTTAACTTACTGCATCCTGCAGTTTTAAAAATGGTTGAACTTGTTATTAGAAAATGCCATGAAAACGGGATTGAAAGCTGCATCTGTGGACATGCAGGTGGAGATCCAGAAATTGTAAAAAAACTGGTTAGAATGAATATAGGCTGTATCTCCACAAATCCTGATCAGATACTTAAAATACGGAAAACAGTTTATAATACTGAAAATGAGATAATAATGCAGGGAGCCACCTTTTAG
- a CDS encoding adenylyltransferase/cytidyltransferase family protein gives MKTVMATGTFDIIHPGHGFYLEEAKKLGGEDARLVVVIARDSTVRARKRVPVVNEKQRLEVVKMLKPVDEAYLGYQRDMFRIVEEINPDIIAIGPDQKFDIIKLKEDLKKRNINADVIKITEYKISSLDSTCKIINKIKNMEFDQKISEKCVK, from the coding sequence ATGAAAACAGTGATGGCTACAGGAACGTTTGATATTATACATCCAGGACATGGATTTTATCTTGAAGAGGCAAAAAAACTTGGCGGAGAGGATGCAAGACTTGTTGTTGTTATTGCAAGAGATTCCACTGTAAGGGCTAGAAAAAGAGTACCTGTTGTGAATGAAAAACAGCGCCTTGAAGTCGTTAAGATGTTAAAACCAGTTGATGAAGCTTATTTGGGGTATCAAAGAGACATGTTCAGGATTGTTGAAGAGATAAATCCAGATATAATTGCTATTGGTCCAGATCAAAAATTTGACATTATTAAGCTCAAAGAAGACCTTAAAAAGAGGAATATTAATGCAGACGTTATCAAGATTACTGAATACAAAATTTCCTCCCTTGACAGTACCTGTAAAATAATAAACAAGATCAAAAATATGGAATTTGACCAAAAAATCTCTGAAAAATGTGTGAAATAA